One genomic window of Cupriavidus malaysiensis includes the following:
- a CDS encoding acyl-CoA dehydrogenase family protein, whose amino-acid sequence MQLTPEHEALRATIKRFIAEQINPHVDAWEEAETFPAHEVFRKMGALGLLGLSKPEENGGAGLDYSYSAVLAESLADINCGGVPMAIGVQTDMATPALAHRGSEEVRRTFLEPAIRGEYVACLGVSEVGSGSDVASVRTTARRDGDDYVINGGKMWTTNGTQADFCCVLANTSEGAPHRNKSLIVVPMETRGVSVAKKLRKIGMDASDTAQLFFDDVRVPARWRIGEEGMGFTYQMEQFQVERLWGALNTRAVCQKAIDLTIEYTRERSVFGRPLLDNQWVHFTLAELQTEVEALRALCWHAVEVMVGGEDATRLATMAKLKAGRLVRETADRCLQFWGGMGYVMESPISRIYRDGRLTSIGGGADEVMLQILCKFMGTFPVGR is encoded by the coding sequence ATGCAGTTGACCCCCGAGCACGAGGCGCTGCGCGCCACCATCAAGCGCTTTATCGCCGAGCAGATCAACCCGCACGTCGATGCCTGGGAAGAGGCGGAAACCTTCCCGGCCCACGAGGTCTTCCGCAAGATGGGCGCGCTGGGCCTGCTCGGCCTGTCCAAGCCCGAGGAGAACGGCGGCGCCGGCCTCGACTACTCCTACAGCGCCGTGCTGGCCGAGAGCCTGGCCGACATCAATTGCGGCGGCGTGCCGATGGCGATCGGCGTGCAGACCGACATGGCCACACCGGCGCTGGCGCACCGCGGCAGCGAGGAGGTGCGGCGCACCTTCCTCGAGCCGGCCATCCGCGGCGAGTATGTCGCCTGCCTGGGCGTGTCGGAGGTCGGCAGCGGCTCCGACGTGGCCTCGGTCCGCACCACCGCGCGCCGCGACGGCGACGACTACGTGATCAACGGCGGCAAGATGTGGACCACCAATGGCACCCAGGCCGATTTCTGCTGCGTGCTGGCCAATACCTCGGAGGGCGCGCCCCACCGCAACAAGAGCCTGATCGTGGTGCCGATGGAGACGCGCGGCGTGTCGGTGGCCAAGAAGCTGCGCAAGATCGGCATGGACGCCTCCGACACGGCCCAGCTCTTCTTCGACGACGTGCGCGTGCCGGCGCGCTGGCGCATCGGCGAGGAAGGCATGGGCTTCACCTACCAGATGGAGCAGTTCCAGGTGGAGCGGCTGTGGGGCGCGCTCAATACGCGCGCGGTCTGCCAGAAGGCGATCGACCTGACCATCGAGTACACGCGCGAGCGCAGCGTGTTCGGGCGCCCGTTGCTGGACAACCAGTGGGTGCACTTCACGCTGGCCGAGCTGCAGACGGAGGTGGAGGCGCTGCGCGCGCTGTGCTGGCACGCGGTGGAGGTCATGGTGGGCGGCGAAGATGCCACCCGCCTGGCCACCATGGCCAAGCTCAAGGCCGGCCGCCTGGTGCGCGAGACCGCCGACCGCTGCCTGCAGTTCTGGGGCGGCATGGGTTATGTGATGGAGAGCCCGATCTCGCGCATCTATCGCGACGGGCGGCTGACCTCGATCGGAGGTGGCGCCGACGAGGTCATGCTGCAGATCCTGTGCAAGTTCATGGGGACGTTTCCGGTGGGGCGGTAG
- a CDS encoding acetyl/propionyl/methylcrotonyl-CoA carboxylase subunit alpha yields the protein MTQSTPFHKILIANRGEIALRVMRSAAALGYRTVAVYSSADAGARHVLEADQAVCIGEALPAQSYLRSEAIIEAARRSGADAVHPGYGFLAENADFARACRAAGLVFIGPSPEAIDAMGNKAGAKRLMRDADVPCIPGYQGEDQSDERMAAEAARIGFPVMIKAAAGGGGRGMRLVERQPDFLALLHSARSEAQGAFGNPEVILERAIVAPRHIEIQVFADRHGNVIHLGERDCSVQRRHQKLIEEAPSPAVGPELRARMGATAVAAARAIGYEGAGTLEFLLDAAGNYYFMEMNTRLQVEHPVTEAITGLDLVALQLRVAAGEPLPLAQQDVRFSGHAIEVRLCAEDAGQGFLPQSGTMVRWQPAAALRTEHALAPGATVSPYYDSMIAKLVAHGANREEARRRLLHGLQDTVALGVTTNQDFLARCLAHGEFAAGGATTAFIERHQAALLQADEAGRARAAAVAALLLHETASGAARAASLLAHRLPIGLRFDIDGEACECALRCLGGPRFEAEVRLGEATEARRLALETVALGEGRARLQCDGVAGSVVFARDGEALLMHLDGRPCRVEDRSRAAAVRAAAAGGDGRLLASMNGRVVSVMVAVGDRVEAGQPMVTLEAMKMEHIHVAPVTGRVAALHVIAGDQAAARRLIAEVLPEAAEAGEAAEAAEAAEARAA from the coding sequence ATGACCCAGTCCACCCCTTTCCACAAGATCCTGATCGCCAACCGCGGCGAGATCGCCTTGCGCGTGATGCGCAGCGCCGCTGCGCTGGGCTACCGCACGGTGGCGGTCTATTCGAGCGCCGACGCCGGCGCGCGCCATGTGCTGGAGGCCGACCAGGCGGTCTGCATCGGCGAAGCGCTGCCGGCGCAGTCCTACCTGCGCAGCGAGGCCATCATCGAGGCGGCGCGCCGCAGCGGCGCCGACGCGGTCCACCCAGGCTACGGCTTCCTGGCCGAGAACGCCGACTTCGCGCGCGCCTGCCGCGCGGCCGGGCTGGTCTTCATCGGCCCCTCGCCGGAGGCCATCGATGCCATGGGCAACAAGGCCGGCGCCAAGCGCCTGATGCGGGACGCCGACGTGCCCTGCATCCCTGGCTACCAGGGCGAGGACCAGAGCGACGAACGCATGGCGGCCGAGGCCGCGCGCATCGGCTTTCCGGTCATGATCAAGGCCGCCGCCGGCGGCGGCGGGCGCGGCATGCGGCTGGTCGAGCGCCAGCCGGACTTCCTCGCGCTGCTGCACAGCGCGCGTTCGGAGGCGCAGGGTGCCTTCGGCAATCCCGAGGTGATCCTGGAGCGCGCCATCGTGGCGCCGCGCCATATCGAGATCCAGGTCTTCGCCGACCGGCACGGCAACGTGATCCATCTGGGTGAGCGCGATTGCTCGGTGCAGCGCCGCCACCAGAAGCTGATCGAAGAGGCGCCGTCGCCGGCGGTCGGGCCGGAACTGCGCGCGCGCATGGGCGCCACCGCCGTGGCGGCGGCGCGCGCGATCGGCTACGAGGGGGCTGGCACGCTGGAGTTCCTGCTGGATGCCGCCGGCAACTACTACTTCATGGAGATGAACACCCGGCTGCAGGTGGAGCACCCGGTGACCGAGGCCATCACCGGGCTCGACCTGGTGGCGCTGCAGCTGCGCGTGGCCGCGGGCGAGCCGCTGCCGCTGGCGCAGCAGGACGTGCGTTTCAGCGGCCATGCCATCGAGGTGCGGCTGTGTGCCGAGGATGCCGGCCAGGGCTTTCTGCCGCAGAGCGGCACCATGGTGCGCTGGCAGCCGGCGGCGGCGCTGCGCACCGAACACGCGCTGGCGCCGGGGGCCACGGTGTCGCCGTACTACGACTCCATGATCGCCAAGCTGGTGGCGCACGGCGCCAACCGCGAAGAGGCGCGCCGGCGCTTGCTGCACGGCCTGCAGGACACGGTGGCGCTGGGCGTCACCACCAACCAGGATTTCCTCGCGCGCTGCCTCGCGCATGGCGAGTTCGCCGCCGGCGGTGCCACCACGGCCTTCATCGAGCGCCACCAGGCGGCCCTGCTGCAGGCCGACGAGGCAGGGCGCGCGCGCGCCGCCGCGGTGGCGGCGCTGCTGCTGCACGAGACCGCCTCCGGCGCCGCGCGCGCGGCCAGCCTGCTGGCGCACCGGTTGCCGATCGGCCTGCGCTTCGACATCGACGGCGAAGCCTGCGAATGCGCGCTGCGCTGCCTGGGCGGGCCGCGCTTCGAGGCCGAGGTCCGCCTGGGCGAGGCCACCGAGGCGCGCCGTTTGGCCCTCGAAACCGTGGCGCTGGGCGAAGGCCGGGCGCGCCTGCAGTGCGATGGGGTGGCCGGCAGCGTGGTGTTCGCGCGCGACGGCGAGGCCTTGCTGATGCACCTGGACGGGCGTCCCTGCCGTGTCGAGGACCGCAGCCGCGCGGCCGCTGTGCGTGCCGCCGCCGCGGGTGGCGACGGCAGGCTGCTGGCGTCGATGAACGGCCGCGTGGTCAGCGTGATGGTGGCGGTCGGCGACCGCGTCGAGGCCGGGCAGCCGATGGTCACGCTGGAGGCGATGAAGATGGAGCATATCCATGTGGCGCCGGTGACGGGGCGGGTGGCCGCCTTGCACGTGATCGCGGGCGACCAGGCGGCGGCGCGCCGGCTGATCGCCGAGGTCCTGCCCGAGGCCGCAGAGGCTGGCGAGGCTGCCGAGGCTGCCGAGGCTGCCGAGGCCCGCGCGGCCTGA
- a CDS encoding branched-chain amino acid ABC transporter permease: MAWLQLTLSGIALGCIYALIALGFVMIYKATETVNFAQGEFMMLGAFAALLLTALGLPFWAAALLAVAGMAGFGALVERLAVRPILGQPQFTVVMLTIGMGYVMRGAVTMVPGFGAETHALAVPYAGKVIAAGGLVLSAEQVAVIGATALLCALLYAGFRFSKAGIAMQASSQNQLAAYYMGIPVRRLNGLVWGLSAAVAALAGLLLAPITFVHANMGLLGLKAFPAAVVGGFGSLPGAVVGGLVIGLVESFAGFYLPEGFKDVAAYVVVLLMLAIRPNGLFGGNERKRV, encoded by the coding sequence TTGGCGTGGCTGCAACTGACTCTCTCGGGTATCGCGCTGGGCTGCATCTACGCGCTGATCGCCCTCGGCTTCGTGATGATCTACAAGGCGACCGAGACGGTGAACTTCGCCCAGGGCGAGTTCATGATGCTGGGCGCCTTCGCCGCGCTGCTGCTGACGGCGCTGGGCCTGCCGTTCTGGGCGGCGGCGCTGCTGGCGGTGGCGGGCATGGCGGGCTTCGGCGCGCTGGTGGAGCGGCTGGCGGTGCGGCCCATCCTCGGCCAGCCGCAGTTCACCGTGGTGATGCTGACCATCGGCATGGGCTACGTGATGCGCGGCGCGGTCACCATGGTGCCGGGTTTCGGCGCCGAGACGCATGCGCTGGCGGTGCCGTACGCCGGCAAGGTGATCGCGGCGGGCGGCCTGGTGCTGAGCGCCGAGCAGGTGGCGGTGATCGGCGCCACCGCGCTGCTGTGCGCCCTGCTCTATGCGGGCTTCCGCTTCAGCAAGGCGGGAATCGCCATGCAGGCCAGTTCGCAGAACCAGCTCGCCGCCTACTACATGGGCATCCCGGTGCGCCGGCTGAACGGCCTGGTGTGGGGGCTGTCGGCGGCGGTGGCGGCGCTGGCCGGGCTGCTGCTGGCGCCGATCACCTTCGTCCACGCCAATATGGGGCTGCTCGGCCTCAAGGCCTTTCCGGCCGCGGTGGTGGGGGGCTTCGGCAGCCTGCCGGGGGCCGTGGTGGGCGGGCTGGTGATCGGCCTGGTGGAGTCCTTCGCCGGCTTCTACCTGCCGGAGGGGTTCAAGGACGTGGCCGCCTACGTGGTGGTGCTGCTGATGCTGGCGATCCGGCCCAACGGCCTGTTCGGCGGCAACGAGCGCAAGCGGGTCTAG
- a CDS encoding ABC transporter ATP-binding protein, whose product MTSKGFDAAGGPGGDTGLLSVRDLSVRFGGVLAVDHVSFDVAAGEVLTLIGPNGAGKTTVFNLISRLVAPSGGSIRWQGRELTALPAHAIAALGIARTFQNIELFEHASVLQNLLIGFHVHRRTGFWADLLHTPSARRGELAARRKAEEVMDLLRLQPHRDALVAGLPYGVRKVVELARALCTGPRLLLLDEPSSGLNVEETEDMSWWIRDIRSELGVTVLMVEHDMSLVSRVSDRVLAINQGRVLAQGTPREVQAHPGVAEAYLGAIDDVASLRRAA is encoded by the coding sequence ATGACTTCGAAAGGATTCGATGCGGCAGGCGGACCCGGCGGCGATACCGGCCTGCTGTCGGTGCGCGACCTGTCGGTGCGCTTCGGCGGCGTGCTGGCGGTGGACCACGTCAGTTTCGACGTAGCGGCCGGCGAAGTGCTGACGCTGATCGGCCCCAACGGCGCTGGCAAGACCACCGTGTTCAACCTGATCAGCCGGCTGGTGGCGCCGAGCGGCGGCAGCATCCGCTGGCAGGGGCGCGAGCTGACGGCACTGCCCGCGCACGCGATCGCCGCGCTGGGCATCGCCCGCACCTTCCAGAACATCGAGCTGTTCGAGCATGCCTCGGTGCTGCAGAACCTGCTGATCGGCTTCCATGTCCACCGCCGCACCGGCTTCTGGGCCGACCTGCTGCACACCCCGTCGGCGCGGCGCGGCGAACTCGCCGCGCGGCGCAAGGCCGAGGAAGTGATGGACCTGCTGCGCCTGCAGCCGCACCGCGACGCGCTGGTGGCGGGCCTGCCCTACGGTGTGCGCAAGGTGGTCGAGCTGGCGCGCGCGTTGTGCACGGGGCCGCGCCTGCTGCTGCTCGACGAGCCCTCGTCCGGCCTCAATGTCGAGGAGACCGAGGACATGTCGTGGTGGATCCGCGATATCCGCAGCGAGCTCGGCGTGACGGTGCTGATGGTGGAGCACGACATGAGCCTGGTCTCGCGCGTGTCCGACCGCGTGCTGGCGATCAACCAGGGGCGCGTGCTGGCGCAGGGCACGCCGCGCGAAGTGCAGGCGCATCCCGGCGTGGCCGAGGCCTATCTCGGCGCGATCGACGACGTGGCTTCGTTGCGGAGGGCGGCATGA
- a CDS encoding branched-chain amino acid ABC transporter permease — protein sequence MRFLLKTDYRQDLRLAARPRQGLWYGLLLVLALLAPAWASAYWVTQLGFVLVYAIAGLGLMLLAGYAGLISIGHAAFLGIGAYAQAWLVAHGWPFPLALAAAALLSGLAGVVVGLPALRVRGIYLAIATLAFGFIVEEVLARWESVTGGNAGMPVQPPTLAGVSVAGPAGFYYLALAVCVLVTLGLLNLLRSPTGRAFIAVRDSEISAQSMGIQLARYKTLAFALSAAIVGIAGGLYAHLLNFISPEQFGIGQSIDLLLLVVVGGLGSVHGAFFGALFLIMMPQGIALAKDWLPPAIGQASGLQAVVYGVVLMGFVLFEPMGLYGRWLKIRTYLELFPFYRQGMFRRQKAFQKSERLR from the coding sequence ATGCGGTTCCTGCTGAAGACGGACTACCGCCAGGACCTGCGCCTGGCGGCGCGGCCGCGCCAGGGGCTCTGGTATGGCCTGTTGCTGGTGCTGGCCCTGCTGGCGCCGGCCTGGGCCAGTGCCTACTGGGTGACCCAGCTCGGCTTCGTGCTGGTCTATGCCATCGCCGGCCTCGGGCTGATGCTGCTGGCGGGCTATGCCGGCCTGATCTCGATCGGCCACGCGGCCTTTCTCGGCATCGGCGCCTATGCCCAGGCCTGGCTGGTGGCGCACGGCTGGCCCTTCCCGCTGGCGCTGGCCGCGGCGGCGCTGCTGTCCGGCCTGGCCGGCGTGGTGGTGGGGCTGCCGGCGCTGCGCGTGCGCGGCATCTACCTGGCCATCGCCACGCTGGCGTTCGGCTTCATCGTGGAGGAGGTGCTGGCGCGCTGGGAGAGCGTGACCGGAGGCAATGCCGGCATGCCGGTGCAGCCGCCGACGCTGGCCGGCGTGAGCGTAGCCGGCCCGGCCGGCTTCTACTACCTCGCGCTGGCGGTCTGCGTGCTGGTCACGCTGGGCCTGCTCAACCTGTTGCGCAGCCCGACCGGGCGTGCCTTCATCGCGGTGCGCGATTCGGAGATCTCGGCGCAGAGCATGGGCATCCAGCTGGCGCGCTACAAGACGCTGGCCTTCGCCTTGTCGGCGGCCATCGTCGGCATTGCCGGCGGGCTCTATGCGCACCTGCTGAACTTCATCTCGCCGGAGCAGTTCGGCATCGGCCAGTCGATCGACCTGCTGCTGCTGGTGGTGGTGGGCGGGCTGGGCTCGGTGCACGGTGCCTTCTTCGGCGCGCTGTTCCTGATCATGATGCCGCAGGGCATCGCGCTGGCCAAGGACTGGCTGCCGCCGGCGATCGGCCAGGCCAGCGGCCTGCAGGCGGTGGTCTACGGCGTGGTGCTGATGGGCTTCGTGCTGTTCGAGCCGATGGGCCTGTACGGGCGCTGGCTCAAGATCCGCACCTACCTGGAGTTGTTCCCCTTCTACCGCCAGGGCATGTTCCGGCGCCAGAAGGCCTTCCAGAAATCCGAGCGGCTGCGCTGA
- a CDS encoding ABC transporter ATP-binding protein → MSTVAGIHAFATAPDHGAALLALANLESAYGPVKAIRGVSLAVRRGSIATVLGANGAGKSTILKTISGVLDPTCGSVRFRGEDITGHDPARIVRRGLCHVPEGREVFPLLSVRDNLMMGAYTRHDRDGVARDLETVYGYFPILRERAGQHAGLLSGGQQQMLAISRALMGAPELVLLDEPSLGLSPKLTREIFEIVVRINRERGTTILLVEQNANMALNVADYGYVLETGRIVAEDSCAALREKDDIKEFYLGMKDAGVRGERRWKRRKTWR, encoded by the coding sequence ATGAGCACCGTGGCCGGGATCCATGCCTTCGCCACCGCGCCGGACCATGGCGCGGCACTGCTCGCGCTGGCCAACCTGGAGAGCGCCTACGGCCCGGTCAAGGCCATCCGCGGCGTCAGCCTGGCGGTGCGGCGCGGCAGCATCGCCACCGTGCTGGGCGCCAACGGCGCCGGCAAGAGCACCATTCTCAAGACCATTTCGGGCGTGCTCGACCCCACCTGCGGGTCCGTCCGCTTCCGCGGCGAGGACATCACCGGGCACGATCCGGCGCGCATCGTGCGGCGCGGGCTGTGCCACGTGCCGGAGGGTCGCGAGGTATTCCCGCTGCTGTCGGTGCGCGACAACCTGATGATGGGGGCCTACACGCGGCACGACCGCGACGGCGTGGCGCGCGACCTGGAAACGGTGTACGGCTACTTCCCCATCCTGCGCGAGCGTGCCGGCCAGCATGCCGGCCTGCTGTCCGGCGGCCAGCAGCAGATGCTGGCGATCTCGCGCGCGCTGATGGGGGCGCCCGAGCTGGTGCTGCTCGACGAACCCAGCCTGGGCCTGTCGCCCAAGCTGACGCGCGAGATCTTCGAGATCGTGGTGCGCATCAACCGCGAGCGCGGCACCACCATCCTGCTGGTCGAGCAGAACGCCAACATGGCGCTGAACGTGGCCGACTACGGCTACGTGCTGGAGACCGGCCGCATCGTGGCCGAGGACAGCTGCGCCGCGCTGCGCGAGAAGGACGATATCAAGGAGTTCTACCTGGGCATGAAGGACGCCGGCGTGCGCGGCGAACGGCGCTGGAAACGGCGCAAGACCTGGCGCTGA
- a CDS encoding methyltransferase domain-containing protein produces MAGPSIDFWQDKFDSGQTPWDRGAPGPQLQAWIADGTLARGTEVLVPGCGSGWDVAELAAAGLRVTGIDYTPAALERTRARLQAQGLSARLEQADVLAWSPGAPVEAIYEQTCLCALHPDHWVRYGEQLHAWLKPGGLLLAMFMQARRPGADEGRVEGPPYHCDINGMRALFPSERWDWPKPPYAAVRHPGGAFELAVVLRRR; encoded by the coding sequence ATGGCTGGACCTTCCATCGATTTCTGGCAAGACAAGTTCGACAGCGGGCAGACGCCCTGGGACCGCGGCGCGCCCGGCCCGCAATTGCAGGCCTGGATCGCCGATGGCACCCTGGCACGGGGCACCGAGGTGCTGGTGCCCGGCTGCGGCAGCGGCTGGGACGTCGCCGAGCTGGCCGCGGCGGGCCTGCGCGTGACCGGTATCGACTACACACCCGCGGCGCTCGAGCGCACGCGGGCGCGGCTGCAGGCACAGGGCCTGTCGGCACGCCTGGAGCAGGCCGACGTGCTGGCCTGGTCGCCGGGCGCGCCGGTCGAGGCCATCTATGAGCAGACCTGCCTGTGCGCCTTGCATCCGGACCACTGGGTGCGCTACGGCGAGCAGCTGCATGCCTGGCTGAAGCCGGGCGGGCTGCTGCTGGCCATGTTCATGCAGGCGCGCCGGCCCGGTGCCGACGAAGGGCGGGTCGAAGGGCCTCCCTACCACTGCGATATCAACGGCATGCGGGCGCTGTTCCCATCGGAGCGCTGGGACTGGCCGAAGCCGCCCTATGCGGCGGTGCGGCATCCGGGCGGCGCGTTCGAACTGGCGGTGGTGCTGCGGCGGCGCTAG
- a CDS encoding acyl-CoA carboxylase subunit beta, whose product MPQIETRISPSSSAFQANREGMLALLARIQEYEQRAVQASAASRERFARRGQLLPRERLALLLDPGAPFLELSTLAGLGLDHADLDKSVPGGGLIAGIGFVSGVRCMVSVSDAGIDAGALQPKGLDKQLRVQELALENRLPYVQLVESAGANLMRYRVEDFVRGGQLFRNLARLSAAGLPVVTVTHGSSTAGGAYQTGLSDYIILVRGRSRAFLAGPPLLMAATGEVATEEELGGAEMHTSISGLGDYLAEDDRDALRMAREILAKIDWQRGVPGFGEAAPRAFKPPRFDAEELLGIMPLDHKRPVDMKEVIARIVDDSDFLEFGENYGSATVCGNARIEGWPVGIITNNGPIDPAGATKATHFIQACCQARTPILYLNNTTGFMVGRSVEEGGIIKHGSKMIQAVSNATVPQITLYCGASFGAGNYGMCGRGFAPRFCFSWPNAKTAVMGGEQAARTMAIVAEAGMKRKGGEADAAQLEALQQRIIERFDSQMSVFVTSAHVLDDGVIDPRQTRSVLANVLAVCRDAQAAQPQAMQFSVARP is encoded by the coding sequence ATGCCCCAGATCGAAACCCGAATCTCCCCGTCGAGCAGCGCCTTCCAGGCCAACCGCGAAGGCATGCTGGCCTTGCTGGCCCGTATCCAGGAGTACGAGCAGCGCGCGGTGCAGGCCTCGGCCGCCTCGCGTGAACGCTTCGCCCGGCGCGGCCAGCTGCTGCCGCGCGAGCGGCTGGCGCTGCTGCTCGACCCGGGCGCGCCCTTCCTCGAACTGAGCACGCTGGCCGGGCTAGGCCTCGACCATGCGGACCTCGACAAGAGCGTGCCGGGCGGCGGCCTGATCGCCGGCATCGGCTTCGTCAGCGGCGTGCGCTGCATGGTCAGCGTGTCGGATGCCGGCATCGACGCCGGCGCATTGCAGCCCAAGGGGCTGGACAAGCAGCTGCGCGTGCAGGAACTCGCGCTGGAGAACCGCCTGCCCTATGTGCAGCTGGTGGAAAGCGCGGGCGCCAACCTGATGCGCTACCGCGTGGAGGACTTCGTGCGTGGCGGCCAGCTGTTCCGCAACCTGGCGCGCCTGTCCGCGGCCGGACTGCCGGTGGTGACGGTCACCCATGGCTCGTCCACCGCCGGCGGCGCCTACCAGACCGGCCTGTCGGACTACATCATCCTGGTGCGCGGCCGCTCGCGCGCCTTCCTGGCCGGCCCGCCGCTGCTGATGGCCGCCACCGGCGAGGTGGCGACCGAGGAGGAGCTGGGCGGTGCCGAGATGCACACCAGCATCTCGGGCCTGGGCGACTACCTGGCCGAGGACGACCGCGACGCGCTGCGCATGGCGCGCGAGATCCTGGCCAAGATCGACTGGCAGCGCGGCGTGCCCGGCTTCGGCGAAGCGGCGCCGCGCGCCTTCAAGCCGCCGCGCTTCGATGCGGAGGAACTGCTCGGCATCATGCCGCTGGACCACAAGCGCCCGGTCGACATGAAGGAGGTGATCGCCCGCATCGTCGACGATTCCGACTTCCTCGAGTTCGGCGAGAACTACGGCTCGGCTACCGTGTGCGGCAACGCCCGCATCGAGGGCTGGCCGGTGGGCATCATCACCAACAACGGGCCGATCGATCCGGCCGGTGCGACCAAGGCCACCCACTTCATCCAGGCCTGCTGCCAGGCGCGCACGCCCATCCTCTACCTGAACAACACCACCGGCTTCATGGTGGGGCGCAGTGTGGAGGAGGGGGGCATCATCAAGCACGGCTCCAAGATGATCCAGGCCGTCAGCAATGCCACCGTGCCCCAGATCACGCTGTACTGCGGCGCCTCCTTCGGTGCCGGCAACTACGGCATGTGCGGGCGGGGCTTCGCGCCGCGCTTCTGCTTCTCCTGGCCCAACGCCAAGACCGCGGTGATGGGCGGCGAGCAGGCCGCGCGCACCATGGCCATCGTGGCCGAGGCCGGCATGAAGCGCAAAGGCGGCGAGGCCGACGCGGCCCAGCTCGAAGCGCTGCAGCAACGCATCATCGAGCGCTTCGACAGCCAGATGAGTGTCTTCGTCACCAGTGCACACGTGCTCGACGACGGCGTGATCGATCCGCGCCAGACGCGCAGCGTGCTGGCCAACGTGCTGGCGGTGTGCCGCGATGCGCAGGCGGCGCAGCCGCAAGCCATGCAGTTTTCCGTGGCGCGGCCCTGA
- a CDS encoding enoyl-CoA hydratase/isomerase family protein, with protein sequence MSDHDIVLHEKRGHAFWITINRPDKRNALNADVIAGIRDGYRRAHADPGVRAIVLTGAGDKAFCAGADLQPGKGFAFDLARPNLDYADMLREAQQATLPTIARVNGACMAGGMGLLCMTDMAVADERAVFGLPEVKVGVFPMQVLSLLQGLAPPRLVREWCIGGEPFGAAEAQAAGLLNHVAPAGALDGKIDWLVARLVDKSPTAIRRGKYAMRAMAAMSFDEGIAYTESQIALLAMTEDAREGMAAFNEKRKPVWTGR encoded by the coding sequence ATGAGCGACCACGACATCGTGCTGCACGAGAAGCGCGGCCACGCCTTCTGGATCACCATCAACCGGCCCGACAAGCGCAATGCGCTGAACGCCGACGTCATCGCCGGCATCCGCGACGGCTATCGCCGCGCGCATGCCGATCCCGGCGTGCGCGCCATCGTGCTGACCGGGGCCGGCGACAAGGCCTTCTGCGCCGGTGCCGACCTGCAGCCCGGCAAGGGCTTCGCCTTCGACCTGGCGCGGCCCAATCTCGACTATGCCGACATGCTGCGCGAAGCGCAGCAGGCCACGCTGCCCACCATCGCCCGCGTCAACGGCGCCTGCATGGCCGGCGGCATGGGGCTGCTGTGCATGACCGACATGGCGGTGGCCGACGAGCGCGCCGTGTTCGGCCTGCCCGAGGTCAAGGTCGGCGTCTTCCCGATGCAGGTGCTGAGCCTGCTGCAGGGACTGGCACCGCCGCGCCTGGTGCGCGAATGGTGCATCGGCGGCGAGCCTTTCGGCGCCGCCGAGGCCCAGGCGGCAGGCCTGCTCAATCATGTGGCGCCGGCCGGCGCGCTGGACGGTAAAATCGACTGGCTGGTGGCGCGCCTGGTCGACAAGTCGCCGACCGCGATCCGGCGCGGCAAGTACGCCATGCGGGCCATGGCGGCGATGTCCTTCGACGAAGGCATCGCCTACACCGAGAGCCAGATCGCGCTGCTTGCCATGACCGAGGATGCAAGAGAGGGCATGGCGGCGTTCAACGAGAAGCGCAAGCCGGTCTGGACCGGACGCTGA